GCGCTGCCAAAGGAATGCAAGTCTTTCTTCTCATCTGGTTTGGACAACTAGTCTCCCTGATCGGCTCTAGTCTCACCAGCTTCGCATTGGGTGTGTGGGTGTACCAAAGAACCGGGTTAGTTACCCAGTTCGCACTGATTTATTTGTTTACTACCCTACCGCTTGTCGTCGTTTCTCCCGTAGCGGGCGCTCTCGCAGACCGGTGGAACCGACAGCGAGTCATGTTCTTTAGCGACTTAGGGGCTGGTCTCAGCACCCTGGCGATCGCTCTGCTCCTGTTTGCCGATCAACTGGAAGTCTGGCACATCTACCTGGCAACGGCTGTTAGCTCTGTCTGTAGAGCCTTCCAATGGCCAGCCTATACCGCCATGTCCACGCTGCTGGTGCCTAAGCAGCACCTCCATCGCATCAGCGGACTGAGCCAGATGGCACAATCAGTTTCCGAACTAATCTCGCCAGTGGTGGCGGGCGTGCTAGTTGTAACAATTCAGCTTCAAGGCGTAGTCCTAGTGGACTTCGCCACCTTCCTCTTTGCCCTGATGACGTTACTTAGCGTCCGCTTACCCAACCCCGAAATCAATGCTGCTAACTCAGGTAAGAAAACCTTGCTGCTAAGCGAAATTGCTTACGGCTGGAATTATATTATAGCCCGACCTGGGCTTTTAGGGTTGCAGATTTTCTTGGCGGCTATTAACTTCTTCCAAGGAGCCGTTGAGGTCTTAGCCGCGCCGTTAGTTATGTCCTTGGTTTCAACTGCCGTCCTTGGTATCGTGGTTTCTATCATCAGCAGTGGCATGGTAATCGGCAGCTTGGTGATGAGCATCTGGGGAGGACCACAACGTCGCATCAATAGCATATTTGGCTTCACACTGCTAAACGGACTGAGCATAATGGTTACTGGGCTAAAGCCCTCAGCTCTACTTGTTACTGTCGCCATCTTCCTCGTTTGTTTAGGTGTGCCAATTATCTACGGCTCTAGCCAAGTAATAATGCAACAAAAAGTCGCGCTTGATGTGCAGGGAAGGGTTTTCGCTTTGAGTAAAATGATTGCGGGAACTACTTTACCACTTGCTTATCTTGTCGCCGGACCTTTGGCAGACAAAGTCTTCGAGCCCCTGATGACCATTAACGGACCGCTAGCAAGCAGCATTGGACAGATCATCGGCGTCGGCAAAGGGCGCGGCATTGCCTTACTGTTCATCGTCTTAGGAGTGCTGACGATGCTGGCGACAGTTGCCGCCTACCAGTATCCCCGCTTGCGATGGGTGGAGGATGAACTGCCGGATGCAATTGCCAAGCCTGTTGCAGAGCAAAGTACTGCTGACAAAGTTCATATTAGAACCGACTGATCTGTCCGGTTCTCTTGTATAAGCAATTACCTCTTTATTTTAAGTTTTCATTTCACAAAAGGAACAAAACCTCATGGACACACTTTTACCAGACCTCGTTATCGATTTCGGCAACATTAAGGAGCCCACAATTTTTCCTGAAGAACAGGGGAAAGTGGAAGTTGTTGTCTCCAATCAAGGTCAAACAACGTTCACAGGACCTCTAACCTTCGACATTTACGCATCAACAAACTCAGTTCTGGATGATTCACCCTTAAATACCCTTAATCCCAAACTGGAGGGCACAGATGAGCTATTGGGCAATCTGAATGCCAGAAGGGTTGACTTAGCGCCGGGGGAATCCCGAACTTTTACCATAAACTTTGCTGACCCTGAGTTTCGTACACCTAGTGTGGTGTCACCAGGAGCCTATCATCTGCTTGCCAAAGTTGACCCAGGCAACGACGTTGTTGAGAGCAATGAAACTAACAATGTGACCAGCGCTTTTGTCTCTACGCCTGGGACTGACGTTGTCCTCGATTGGAATTCAACTCTTTTTAATGCCATCCAGGCTAATAACATCAAGCTTGCACAGGGGAACCCCGAAGCCGATGCTGCTCTTGACTCACGCAATGCGGCGATAGTTCACGCAGCAATTTATGATGCTGTTAATGCGATTGACCAAAGCTACAGTTCTTACTTTGTCAACATAGACCCATCTAAAGCTGCAGGTGCGTCGCTCGAGGCTGCGGTAGTCGGAGCAGCGTACCAAACACTGATCGATCTTTACCCAGGAGAAGCAGCTGCATTCGAGGCACAACGGCTTAGGTCTTTGGCGGAAATCCCTGATGGCGCGGCTGAGGACGCTGGCTTTAATTTAGGAGTAGACGTTGCCAATCAAATACTTAAATTGCGGGAAAATGACGGTTTAGCAGAAGCTGTTGCTGTAGTTTACACTGAGAAACCAGCCCCTGGTGTGTGGCGACCCACTCCTACCCGAGGTGAAACAACCCCTAATTTTGGGGAGGCAGTATTGCCGGGGTGGGGCAACATTACTCCCTTTGCGATATCCAGCGTCGAAGATGTTCTACAGGGTACCAGGGTGGATGGTCCTCCAAGTTTGGATAGTGCCCAGTACGCAGCCGAACTTAAGCAAGTCCGGTTGTTGGGCGGGTTGGAGAACACAGACGTTACCAGAATCACCCGCACCCCAGAGCAAACGGAAATTGCTAAATTCTGGTCTTACGATCGCTTGGATACCTTCGGTGAGCCATACAACCTAATCGCGCAAGACGTGGCCTTGCAGCAGGGCAATACACTGGCAGAGAACGCCCGTTTGTTTGCGCTGCTGAATTTCGCCACAGCTGATGCGGGTCTTGTTGCGTTTGATGTCAAGTACACATACAATCAATGGCGACCAATTACCGGAATCCGGGAAGGTGATACTGACGGTAATCCAAACACAATTCAGGATACTAATTGGCAGCCGCTGCTAGATACCCCACCGTTTCCCGACTACATAGCGGCGCATTCTGCAATAGGTGCAGCAGCAGCTCAAATTTTGGCTTCCTTCTATGGAACCGACAATATCAGTTACAGCATCCCTTCCCAAGAATTGCCTGGTGTTGCTCGCTCGTTCGGCAGCTTTTCAGAGTTTGCTCAGGAGAATTCTATCAGCCGCCTTTACGGTGGGATTCATCTGCCCTCATCCAATCAAGACGGCTTGACAGCAGGTATAGCTGTGGGTAACTACGTATTTGATAACATCTTAGTGTAGTGAACCTGAAAGTCTATGTAGCGTGGTCACTTCTTTATGGAACTTCTGAGAGCGATTCCAAACACTTTGGTCATGAACTTGACCTAATTCCCAATGTAGGGTAGAGACAAGATGCGTTACCCGCCTCATGTTCTCCTACCCTTCATCGAAGTTAACGTGAAAGTTTCCAAGCAAGCACCTCTGCAATAATTAACATTCCGTCATGGAAATCACTCCTAGATTTGTCATCAAAATTACTATTTTGGCAATAACGTCTATTTCAGGAGTCAACTCGCTGTTTGATGTTTCTGCAAATAATCAGATGCACACTCTTGATTCCGACAAAAAAAGCCCCATTTTACAAAGCTAAAAAAAACTTAACTTGTCAACAATGCTACTAAACACTCTAAAAGCTGACTTCCAAATTATTTTTGAGCGGGATCCTGCCGCACATAATTGGTTGGAAGTGCTGTTTTGCTACCCTGGCTTGCAGGCACTGTTTTTTCATCGGGTGGCGCACTGGCTGTATTGCCAGAGGATACTACTGATTTCCCGCTTGATTTCCCACCTAGGTCGGTTATTGACCGGAATTGAGATTCACCCAGGAGCGAAAATTGGCAAGCGTGTATTCATTGACCACGGCATGGGCGTCGTGATTGGAGAAACTGCAATCGTGGGAGACTACGCTTTGATTTATCAAGGAGTTACTCTTGGTGGCACTGGTAAAGAAACAGGTAAACGCCACCCAACCCTAGGACAGCATGTCGTAGTAGGTGCTGGGGCAAAGGTTTTGGGAAATATTCAGATTGGCGATCGCGTTCGCGTAGGTGCAGGTTCTGTCGTTTTGCAAGATATTCCTTCTAATTGCACTGTAGTGGGGGTTCCGGGTCGAATTGTTCGTTGCAAAGGAGAGCCAATTGGTTTCTTTAACCATGAAAAGTTACCAGATCGAGAAGCCGAGATAATTTGCTCCTTATTTAATAGAATTCAAGTCCTGGAAAAAGAGATTGGGCGTCTGAAGGTGTTGTTGCTCAATGACAAGCACAATTTCAAAGCAAGTGAATTGCAACAGACACCTATGAACTACGTTCGTAACGTAGTATGAATACATGGTTTTTCATGCCCAGAGATTGGCACAGCGATTGGATTTGACAAGATAATTTTCTCCGATTGCCTTTAAATCTCTTCAAGTTTTTGACAATTGTTGGCTAATGTTAAACCAACATCGATTTTCCCAATGCATAGGTTGAGTTCAGTAACTCCTATTTAGGATTTGGTATAAGTCTCAGAGTTATAGTCGGAGATTTGACATGTCAACTATAGATACACCAACCCTAGAAACAACTCTAGGATTCCTCGCATTAGTTTGCTACATTCTCACCTTATTACCTACAATTCTGAGAATTGTTATTCCGCACACAAAAGAGACTGGTATTCTCAAATTGTTACTGAAACATCGCCGTAGCATTGGTATTCTGGCTTTCTTATTTGCATTGGGACATGGGTTTCTTTTAGTACAAAAAAGACGTGTAGATTTATTCGACTTAAAGACAAGTTGGATTTATAACCAAGGATTAGCCACCTTTACAATTTTTACACTTCTAGCTATCACTTCTAATGATTGGAGTAGAAAAAAGCTCAAGAAAAATTGGAAGCAATTGCATAAACTTACTTACTTAGCCATGTTTCTTTTAACTTGGCATATTTGGGACAAAATGTCCGGTCATTGGACATACTTAACTCCCATTGGTCTGGTGGCAATTATGGGGATAATAATTTTATACCTGTTTAGACTCGGAATTGAAAGTCAGGATAAACAGCAAAAGAAAGAGGGTAAAGCATTCCTATCTCAGCTTGCAGTAAAAACATTTAAGTAGGGTGAGCAATCCCCACTACTGAACGCAAGGAGGATTTTGTATAATGTTAAAGCATATTAATGGGAAAATTTGGGTAGGAATAGTAATAACAACAATGACGGCTGTTGTTGGATTAAGTTGGTCTAAATCGCTTTCACAAACACAGCTTGCGTACTCTTCTCAATCTTTACTTACCACTCATCTTTCTCGCACCCTTAGAGGAAATACGGCTTGGATTTATGCGATCGCCATTAGCCCAGACGGTAAAACTTTAGCCAGTGGCAGTTACGATCGCAAGATTAAGATTTGGAATCTGCAAACTGACAAATTACTCCATACCTTCAAGGGACATGCTGATGCAGTTGTATCACTCAGTATTAGTCCAGATGGCAAAACGTTAGCTAGTGGTAGTTGGGACAACCGGATTAGGTTGTGGAATCTAAAAAATGGGGAGTTGCTCCGCACTTTCTCTGGACATTCTGATGATGTTGAATCTGTTGCTATCAGCCGAGATGGGAAGACTTTAGTAAGTGGCAGTTGGGATCGGACAGTCAAAGTCTGGAATATTAGTACTGGAGAGGTACGGAGCAGTTTTTATCACACAAATGCAGTAAAAGCGGTTGCCATTAGTCCTGATGGGCAGTTGCTTGCCAGTAGTACTAAAGATGGAAAAATCATGATTTGGCAATTGGCTGGCGGCATATTGAAAACCTCCTTAGCGGCACACAATCGGGCTGTTTCAGCGTTGGCTTTTAGCCCTGATGGAAAGCAACTTGCTAGTGGTAGTGATGACCGAACAATTAAGGTGTGGAATCCGCAGGGGCAGTTGCCGCACGTCCTAACTGGACATAATAATGCAGTTTGGTCTGTGGCTTTTAGCCCCAATGGGCAGCAACTCGCTAGTGGTAGTTACGATCGGACAATTAAATTGTGGAATCTCAAAACAGGGCAGTTGTTAGACACTTTCACCGGACATAACAAAGCAGTTTGGTCTGTGGCTTTCAATCCGCAAGATAATACCCTTGTTAGTGGCAGTGCAGATGAGACTATCAAGATTTGGCAGCTAGCGAAACCGCCTTTAAAGCCACTGTCGCATTTGCGATTTTAGTAACTAGCGATCGCTTGTTTTTTTTCGTACTTTTCTTATTCACTTCTTGTCTTTCTTGTCAACGCGTAAGTCCTAGAATTTATGAAATCTTATCTAGCCGCTGCTATTCAAATGACTAGTGTGCCCAATCTACAAAAAAACTTGGCTCAGGCAGAGGAATTAATCGAACTTGCCGTGCGTCAGGGTGCTACATTGGTTGGTTTACCAGAAAACTTTTCCTTCATGGGAGAAGTGAATGACAAACTCGCTCAAGCGGAAGCGATCGCCACTGCGAGCGAAAAATTCCTCAAAAAAATGGCTCAGCGCTTTCAAATTACCATCCTAGGCGGTGGCTTTCCAGTTACCGTAGACAACACGAGAAAAGTATATAACACTGCCTTACTCGTCAGTCCCAATGGTCAAGAACTCACCCGCTACCACAAGACACATCTATTTGATGTTAACATCTCCGACGGCAACACCTATCGAGAATCCAGCACTGTTATGGCTGGCAAACACCTACCTTCGGTCTATTTTTCGGAAGAACTGGGTAATATAGGGCTTTCTGTTTGCTACGATGTCCGCTTCCCTGAACTATATCGACACATAGCATCTAAAGGTGGGGATATAATATTTGTTCCCGCAGCCTTTACTGCTCTCACTGGCAAAGACCACTGGCAAGTGCTACTGCAAGCGAGAGCCATTGAAAATACCTGCTATGTCATTGCTCCCGCCCAAACCGGATTCAACTACGCCCGCCGCCAAACCCACGGACACGCGATGATTATCGATCCTTGGGGAGTGATTTTAGCCGATGCTGACGATAAACCAGGAGTGGCGATCGCCGAAATCAACCCCTCTCGTCTAGAACAAGTCCGCAGCCAAATGCCCTCCCTGCAACACCGAGTATTCACATAGCTATGTAGAAACGCGAAATTTCGCTTCTCTACGTATTCTTTCAACAATTACAATTTGAAATTGGTTATCCAACCTGACAAAGTTTTTGCAACATAACCCTTAGGAGCATTATGACAAGCCTAGAACTCTATCACTTCCCCGATTCACTATGTTCCCAGAAAGTGCGGCTAGCTTTGGCTGAAAAAGGTATTGAGTGGAAAAGCCACATCGTCAATTTACTTACCTTTGAAAATCTCAAGCCAGATTACGTTCGGATCAACCCAAAGGCGGTAGTACCGACTTTAGTCGATGACGGTAAAGTGGTGTGCAACTCAGCTATTATTGTTCGCCATCTCGACAAAAATTTCCCAGAACACAGACTGACACCGGTAGAAGAAACGCTGACGGAAAAGATGACCAAATGGATCGACCTTCAGGACGCTTTTCCGATGCGCGAATTGATTTACCACAACCTGAAAGGATTTAGTGGAATTGTGGCGCGTCGATCAATGCGGATGAAAAAAGACCTTGTTGCCAAACTGATGCGTGAAAATCCAAATCTTCACACTCAATATGCAGCAAAGCTAGAAGACGTAAAGAATTGGAACGCGACGGTTGACGATCGGGCGCAGGTAGCAGCTATAAACGGGCGAATGAATGAAATTCTTGACCAACTTGAGAACGAACTTAGGAAAAGCGATTGGCTTTGTGGAGCTAATTATTCGCTTGCTGACTTGGTCTGGACGGCGGTACTACACTATCTAGAGCAGGTTAAGCTTGACACTCTCTGGCGCAACGGACGACGTCCAGCGCTCGCTGCGTATATCGCACGTCTCAAAGCTCGACCTAGCTTTAAGGAAGCGATTCAAGATTACCTTGCGCCCAAAGTGATGGAACCGATTGTTATAGCTGGTTTGCGAAGGATTTTTCTCGGTTTTTGATGCTCTGAGTCCTGATACTGGTCGCTGATTGAGCCGGAAATCTTGACCTTGAAGGTGATAAAAGCAGAGAAGATTACCATTCTTCCCGGTGTATCTTACATCTTCAAATCTCTAGCAGAAACGTCAGCCATTGCTCAAGCGGATTTATCTACACTGAAACTGTGCTTCTGTGCGGGAAACTTTTTAGGGAAGGATGTTTTCGATAAGTTTCTGGTTCTTGCGTACAAAGCGCGTGTTAAATTTGTTGAAAAATAAGCTTGAGACCAATGCTTGCAAGCATAACAGTCATTATTGACTGCATGACGGTCAGATTGCTGAAATTCAGACTATAAGCGCCTGTAAGCCTTAATTTTAAAGCAAATTTATCGACTGTAATTAACAATTTAGCACGGTATGTACGAAAGAACCGGCTGTGGCAACAGTAATGACGGTAGTACAGGACAAAATTCCACCCACAATTAATCTTGAAGCTCCCGATCCAGCTTGTGACCTAGACTATGTTCCTCTGCACAGCCGAACTCAACGGGTAGAGGTTGCCCTTTCTAATTCCTTTGGTTTCGGAGGACACAATGTCGCCCTAGCTTTTAAAAAATTTGAGGAATAATTTTGTCATTTGTCATTTGTCCTTGGGCATTCGTAATGGAAAATTTTGTAATGCAAACCATCAGCGAGTCAGCTGCCAACGATATAAGCCAACATTTAGAGTACTCTACAGAAATACTGCCGCAGCTTTTAAACCACCAGATTGATGGTTCTAAAATTTGTAAAAACTGGCTTAAATATCGAGAATATCGTCCCCTCAATAACGAGGAAGTTGAGCAATATCAGAGAATTTTGATGATATTGAAAGACATTGGGAGTCTTATGGACGATGTAAAAGCAAAAATTCAGTGTAGCCGCTTGAAGAACCAGGAAGTTTTTGAAAAAGTGCGAGTCATTCTTGTAGATAAACTAAAAATTGAGCCAGACAAAGTAACTCCAACAGCCAATTTTATCAATGACTTGGGAACTGATTCTTTAGATACATTAGAACTGGTCATGGCTTTGGAAGATGCTTTCAAGATTAAAATTGCCAATGAAGTTGCTGAAAAACTGTTGACAGTACAACAAACCATCGATTACATCTGCCAAAAAATTGAGGTATCTATTTAATTTTGCTTCCCAACTAAGTTACTTGGCAAATTGAAGAACACATTTTTGATTTGTCAAGAAATAATTGATCTTTCGCCAACAGTATCCGTATCTCGGATCAATACCGTCATCACCTCGTCAAATACTAATAACGCTCCATGCTCATGAGTCAAATCTTTGTAGACGAGATGCATTATAATACTGATGCTCTACAACTTTTTTATGTCATTAAGTTAGAAGCAGCAACATTGACCAATGAATCAGGACTACTAATTGGCAAGTCACCGCCCAGATGCCAGAAGAACATTCCACCAAGTTTTTGTTGTTCAACATAATCAACTTTCCCCAGAACTGATTGTTTATCTTCATAGGTACTAAACTCTTTTATCTGAGAATTATAAACATAGGGAACTTTTGCACTATCATCCCAGTAACGTTGATACCCATTTGTACCTACCTTACTGTAAAGGTCTTTATATAAAATTGCGTCTTTTACTGGAGTACCGCTTTGAAGCAGACCATCATTGCTAGCTCCGGGATTAACTCCTGTCCAGCTGTAACTATAGAGAGGAACCCCAAGGACAATATCTTTAGCTTCAACACCAGCATTTAAATATTGTTTAATTGCCCAATCAACATTTAATTTACTGCTGTTATAAGATTGGTCATTGGTACTTTTGTACAAAGCAGCTTGATGGTTAGTTGTTTGTTCCCAAGGACCGTGGTAGTCATAACTCATAACGTTGATAAAATCAACATACTGGGAAGTTGTTTTCAAAACTGTTGCGTTTAAATCGTAAGGGCTATCACCGTAATCTGACGGAGACAATTGATAGGGAGAAGCAGAAAGAGCAGTCGTTAGTTGATAATTCTTACCGTCCGCAGCAGATGTGTTATTAAGTTGTTGACGTAGTTCGCTGAGCAATTGAAGGTAATCATTATTTTCCTGCTTCTTTGGAAACTCCCAGTCAATATCAATGCCATCGAAACCATTATCCTTCATGAATTTGATGGCAGACTGGACAAAATTTGTCCTAGACTGGGTGCTAGAAGCTACAGGGGAGAAATCAGGGTCTGCTGCACCACCGATAGAAACAAGAATTTTGAGGTTGGGATTTTGAGTCTTAATGGATTTAAGTACGTCAATATCACCATCCAAACCATCTTGATGCAGTTTAACATTACCTTGTGCATCGATATCTGCAAAAGCATAGAACAAATGCGTTAGTTTATTAGCCGGAATGCTGGCTGGATTAGTAGCACTACTAATAGTCCAAGATGGTAAGTACCCACCTACAACATATTGATTGTTTCCTCCAGATGTCTGATTTTTTGCTAAAGCTACATAAGTACCATCTTGAGCAAAACCAACAATATCAGCTCGACCATCTCCATTCACATCACCAAGCTGGCGCGTTCGCGAACCAAAGCTAGTCCATCCGCCTTGACTAACTGTAAAATCATCGTTTTTAGCAACAGACACCGAACCAAAAGTTCCATTGCTTTGACCTAGAGATACATAGACAGCATCATATCCAAAACCAACAATATCAGCTCGACCATCTCCGTTGACATCAGCTACTTGACGCGGATATTGGTCAAAGCTATTCCATCCTCCTTTACTGACAGTAAAGCCATCATCCTTAGCCACAAAAGCCTGACCAAAAGTCCCATTGCTTTGACCTAGAGATACAAGGATATTGTCATATTCAAAACCAACAATATCAGCCCGTCCATCTCCGTTCACATCACCTAGCTGGCGCGGATATTGGTCAAAGCTTGTCCATCCCCCTTGGCTTGCACTAAAAGTGTCATTCCTGGCTACAAAAGCCGAACCGAAAGTGCCATTGCTTTGACCTAAAGATACATAGACATTGTCATATCCAAAACCAACAATATCAGCTCGGCCATCTCCGTTGACATCGGCTAGCTGACGTGGATATTGGTCAAAGCTATTCCATCCTCCTGCATTGGTAGTGTAGTAATCGTTCCTGGCTACAAAAGCCGAACCGAAAGTGCCATTGCTTTCACCTAAAGATACATAGACATTGTCATATCCAAAACCAACAATATCAGCTCGACCATCTCCGTTGACATCGGCTAGCTGACGCGGATAGGAATTAAAGCTTGTCCATCCTCCTGCATTGGTGGTGTAGTAATCGTTCCTGGCTACAAAAGCTGAACCGAAAGTGCCATTGCTTTCACCTAAAGATACATAGATAGCATCATCTCTAAAACCGATAACGTCATCTCGACCATCTCCATTGACATCAGCTATTTGACGCGGATAGGAATCAAAGCTATTCCATCCTTGTAAAGAGCTAAAATTATTGACCGCCAACTTTTTTGCTTCATAAATGCTCATCATCATGCTCCTTTTATGGTAAGCCGATCGCTCTTTTATTACTATGACCAGAGTATATCTGAAACCCTTGTTCGGACAGAGATTAACCTATTAAGGTTCGTATGTCCGGTTTCTTTTGATTTGCGTAGACGCGTAGCGGCTTGCCGTTAGACATCGCGTTCCCTTACCCTATTCTACTTTGATTATTTAGTTTCAATTTTTCTCTAGTAAAATTCATAAAATAGGGTTCCAGTTACTAAACAACCAGTCTAAAATCTTAGTGTAATTATAAAATAATACATCATAATTTATCCAATTAAAATTTTTTATATTATTACAAATACATTTTAAATATAGGTTTAACTAATGACAAATTAGAAATAAATCAAGGACTAAAGGACAAACACAAGAATAACTTCATAACTTATTCTTATGACCGAATAAGCGACGTTACTAGCAAATTTTAAAGACCGCAATGGGAAAAAATCGGGGATTTATCACCCAAGTCATTAGTTACAAGAATTAAAAAGTCTGAAAAAATTGGATAAAGTCTGGTGTTTGCCTTTATTTTAGAACATCTTTACTAGAAGAAATCCTCCAATCCCATTCTGTCAACGAAAATCAGACAGTCAGGATTTTTTTCTTTGAATATACTTCAGTACTTT
This genomic interval from Scytonema hofmannii PCC 7110 contains the following:
- a CDS encoding MFS transporter; its protein translation is MMKKRAAKGMQVFLLIWFGQLVSLIGSSLTSFALGVWVYQRTGLVTQFALIYLFTTLPLVVVSPVAGALADRWNRQRVMFFSDLGAGLSTLAIALLLFADQLEVWHIYLATAVSSVCRAFQWPAYTAMSTLLVPKQHLHRISGLSQMAQSVSELISPVVAGVLVVTIQLQGVVLVDFATFLFALMTLLSVRLPNPEINAANSGKKTLLLSEIAYGWNYIIARPGLLGLQIFLAAINFFQGAVEVLAAPLVMSLVSTAVLGIVVSIISSGMVIGSLVMSIWGGPQRRINSIFGFTLLNGLSIMVTGLKPSALLVTVAIFLVCLGVPIIYGSSQVIMQQKVALDVQGRVFALSKMIAGTTLPLAYLVAGPLADKVFEPLMTINGPLASSIGQIIGVGKGRGIALLFIVLGVLTMLATVAAYQYPRLRWVEDELPDAIAKPVAEQSTADKVHIRTD
- a CDS encoding CARDB domain-containing protein is translated as MDTLLPDLVIDFGNIKEPTIFPEEQGKVEVVVSNQGQTTFTGPLTFDIYASTNSVLDDSPLNTLNPKLEGTDELLGNLNARRVDLAPGESRTFTINFADPEFRTPSVVSPGAYHLLAKVDPGNDVVESNETNNVTSAFVSTPGTDVVLDWNSTLFNAIQANNIKLAQGNPEADAALDSRNAAIVHAAIYDAVNAIDQSYSSYFVNIDPSKAAGASLEAAVVGAAYQTLIDLYPGEAAAFEAQRLRSLAEIPDGAAEDAGFNLGVDVANQILKLRENDGLAEAVAVVYTEKPAPGVWRPTPTRGETTPNFGEAVLPGWGNITPFAISSVEDVLQGTRVDGPPSLDSAQYAAELKQVRLLGGLENTDVTRITRTPEQTEIAKFWSYDRLDTFGEPYNLIAQDVALQQGNTLAENARLFALLNFATADAGLVAFDVKYTYNQWRPITGIREGDTDGNPNTIQDTNWQPLLDTPPFPDYIAAHSAIGAAAAQILASFYGTDNISYSIPSQELPGVARSFGSFSEFAQENSISRLYGGIHLPSSNQDGLTAGIAVGNYVFDNILV
- the cysE gene encoding serine O-acetyltransferase; protein product: MLLNTLKADFQIIFERDPAAHNWLEVLFCYPGLQALFFHRVAHWLYCQRILLISRLISHLGRLLTGIEIHPGAKIGKRVFIDHGMGVVIGETAIVGDYALIYQGVTLGGTGKETGKRHPTLGQHVVVGAGAKVLGNIQIGDRVRVGAGSVVLQDIPSNCTVVGVPGRIVRCKGEPIGFFNHEKLPDREAEIICSLFNRIQVLEKEIGRLKVLLLNDKHNFKASELQQTPMNYVRNVV
- a CDS encoding ferric reductase-like transmembrane domain-containing protein; translated protein: MSTIDTPTLETTLGFLALVCYILTLLPTILRIVIPHTKETGILKLLLKHRRSIGILAFLFALGHGFLLVQKRRVDLFDLKTSWIYNQGLATFTIFTLLAITSNDWSRKKLKKNWKQLHKLTYLAMFLLTWHIWDKMSGHWTYLTPIGLVAIMGIIILYLFRLGIESQDKQQKKEGKAFLSQLAVKTFK
- a CDS encoding WD40 repeat domain-containing protein encodes the protein MLKHINGKIWVGIVITTMTAVVGLSWSKSLSQTQLAYSSQSLLTTHLSRTLRGNTAWIYAIAISPDGKTLASGSYDRKIKIWNLQTDKLLHTFKGHADAVVSLSISPDGKTLASGSWDNRIRLWNLKNGELLRTFSGHSDDVESVAISRDGKTLVSGSWDRTVKVWNISTGEVRSSFYHTNAVKAVAISPDGQLLASSTKDGKIMIWQLAGGILKTSLAAHNRAVSALAFSPDGKQLASGSDDRTIKVWNPQGQLPHVLTGHNNAVWSVAFSPNGQQLASGSYDRTIKLWNLKTGQLLDTFTGHNKAVWSVAFNPQDNTLVSGSADETIKIWQLAKPPLKPLSHLRF
- a CDS encoding carbon-nitrogen hydrolase family protein, whose protein sequence is MKSYLAAAIQMTSVPNLQKNLAQAEELIELAVRQGATLVGLPENFSFMGEVNDKLAQAEAIATASEKFLKKMAQRFQITILGGGFPVTVDNTRKVYNTALLVSPNGQELTRYHKTHLFDVNISDGNTYRESSTVMAGKHLPSVYFSEELGNIGLSVCYDVRFPELYRHIASKGGDIIFVPAAFTALTGKDHWQVLLQARAIENTCYVIAPAQTGFNYARRQTHGHAMIIDPWGVILADADDKPGVAIAEINPSRLEQVRSQMPSLQHRVFT
- a CDS encoding glutathione S-transferase family protein, with protein sequence MTSLELYHFPDSLCSQKVRLALAEKGIEWKSHIVNLLTFENLKPDYVRINPKAVVPTLVDDGKVVCNSAIIVRHLDKNFPEHRLTPVEETLTEKMTKWIDLQDAFPMRELIYHNLKGFSGIVARRSMRMKKDLVAKLMRENPNLHTQYAAKLEDVKNWNATVDDRAQVAAINGRMNEILDQLENELRKSDWLCGANYSLADLVWTAVLHYLEQVKLDTLWRNGRRPALAAYIARLKARPSFKEAIQDYLAPKVMEPIVIAGLRRIFLGF
- the acpP gene encoding acyl carrier protein, with amino-acid sequence MDDVKAKIQCSRLKNQEVFEKVRVILVDKLKIEPDKVTPTANFINDLGTDSLDTLELVMALEDAFKIKIANEVAEKLLTVQQTIDYICQKIEVSI
- a CDS encoding glycosyl hydrolase family 18 protein, translating into MMMSIYEAKKLAVNNFSSLQGWNSFDSYPRQIADVNGDGRDDVIGFRDDAIYVSLGESNGTFGSAFVARNDYYTTNAGGWTSFNSYPRQLADVNGDGRADIVGFGYDNVYVSLGESNGTFGSAFVARNDYYTTNAGGWNSFDQYPRQLADVNGDGRADIVGFGYDNVYVSLGQSNGTFGSAFVARNDTFSASQGGWTSFDQYPRQLGDVNGDGRADIVGFEYDNILVSLGQSNGTFGQAFVAKDDGFTVSKGGWNSFDQYPRQVADVNGDGRADIVGFGYDAVYVSLGQSNGTFGSVSVAKNDDFTVSQGGWTSFGSRTRQLGDVNGDGRADIVGFAQDGTYVALAKNQTSGGNNQYVVGGYLPSWTISSATNPASIPANKLTHLFYAFADIDAQGNVKLHQDGLDGDIDVLKSIKTQNPNLKILVSIGGAADPDFSPVASSTQSRTNFVQSAIKFMKDNGFDGIDIDWEFPKKQENNDYLQLLSELRQQLNNTSAADGKNYQLTTALSASPYQLSPSDYGDSPYDLNATVLKTTSQYVDFINVMSYDYHGPWEQTTNHQAALYKSTNDQSYNSSKLNVDWAIKQYLNAGVEAKDIVLGVPLYSYSWTGVNPGASNDGLLQSGTPVKDAILYKDLYSKVGTNGYQRYWDDSAKVPYVYNSQIKEFSTYEDKQSVLGKVDYVEQQKLGGMFFWHLGGDLPISSPDSLVNVAASNLMT